The nucleotide window TCCGTTCCCAAGTGACATAGTGGAATAACAAAACGCATCCTTAATGTCATCTTTTCCTATTTTCACCTTGAGATTTTGTTTGTACCGTCCCATGGGCCTGATTTGCAGCAAGGAAAACTGTGCTTTTTGAGTCCCGTTTTCCGGTAACGTAACTGCAAATTCGATCTCAACAGACGCCCCCATCCATTTTCTTCCGATTTTGGTCACTTCTTCAAGAATGGAGGCCAGGGGAAAAGAATTGTATTTTAAAATATTGGCAAAGGTTAATATGGGAAAGCCTTTATTTGAAAAAGAATCTCTGATCCGGTTATCCTGGACATGAAAGGTGGAGGATAAACTCCTGACAACCGGATGATCGGTTGCATCATTTATGTCTATTTTTGCAATAGTAGGATCTTCAGGAGATTCAGATATGAATTTTTCATCATCCGGGAATTCATCAAGTTTTAATGCATAAAAATATTTTTGAGAGTTTTCAAGGATATCATTTATCATGGAAAACTGGGGCAGAAACTGGGGATATTTCGGGCAGAATCTCAAAGTTTGACCGCCTTCCATAACGATTTTTCCAAGGCCCAGCGCAATATAGCTTATGCCCTCTTCCGCCTTTAAATGGGATATGGGATAAAAATTATATGACCGGGCCACGCCTGAAATTGACGGGTAAAAGTACTGTTTGTGTGCCTTGCCGGTCAATTGCTGCAGAATCACGGCCATTTCCTCATCCTCAGTTCGGTGCATGGTGGATCTTGCATAAGATCTGGGTGCTTTAAGATAGGTGGAGGCATAGACCAGTTTGATTGCCATAATAAGCCGTTCCAGCCGTTTTTCAAAATCAGGATGTGAATTGGGAAGCATATAGGTGTTATACAATCCGGCAAAAGGTTGATAATGGGCATCTTCAAAAAGAGAGGAAGACCTCACTGCAATGGGGTATTTTACATTCCTCAAATAGGCTTCCAGGCTTTTTTTCAACCCTACCGGGAAACGGGCCTCAACAAATTGCGCAACAATATACTCGTCTTCCGGGGCATTATCAGGTTCAAGGAGCCGGGAAAGTCTGTTTTCTTCAATAAAACTTTTAAATCCTTCCGTTGAAATCACAAAAGTCTGTGGAATACTGATATCCACGTCAGGAAACTTGTTTTGCAAAGAAGGGTCGCGTTTTATCTGGGAGGCTATAAAGGCAAGTCCCCTGGCCTTGCCGCCAAGGGAGCCGTTTCCGATTTTCATAAAATCCGTATCAGAATCTAATTTTTCAGAATCAAAATCAATAATCTGACCCTGCCTGGACCCTTTTCTTCTGGCATGGATGCTTTCGGTTAAAAAACTTTTCAATTCCCGGGCATCTGGAAAATCACTTATCTTATAAGGCCTGAGCCGCATTGCAAAATCAAATTCACTTCTGGCCATGAACCACCTTGAAAAATCATTGTTCATGGCATGATAAACAATTGAATCATCGGGAATTTCAGACAAAAGCTTTTCAATGGCTCTTAAGTCCCTGGCCCTGGCAATTTCCTTTCCATTGGGCAGTCGAAAAACAAAATCCCCAAACCCGAGAT belongs to Desulfobacula toluolica Tol2 and includes:
- a CDS encoding PEP/pyruvate-binding domain-containing protein: MKNHSNDSIKVPSLKLYHELMAKKVGDILLVSCPYDAFIMEEEGRLSTRIINEYKGLNLSKPPRLTWVSSASEAFRRLENKKFDLILAMPSLDGMDVYTFGEQVKARYSELPFFMLLHNTCDIDKYICVDNSTAIDRTYIWGGNADLLLAIIKNFEDEMNVAFDTENGNVRVIILVEDSPYHYSSFLPVLYKQIVLQTLSVIDESINEEHRLLKMRGRPKVLMAHNYEEAMVLYEKYKPYLLSVFSDMRYRKKGVEDEEAGYKLLSKIKKEIPDLPVLILSTEERNRKKVLDIPAVFINKNSNNLNNRIKSFFVSYLGFGDFVFRLPNGKEIARARDLRAIEKLLSEIPDDSIVYHAMNNDFSRWFMARSEFDFAMRLRPYKISDFPDARELKSFLTESIHARRKGSRQGQIIDFDSEKLDSDTDFMKIGNGSLGGKARGLAFIASQIKRDPSLQNKFPDVDISIPQTFVISTEGFKSFIEENRLSRLLEPDNAPEDEYIVAQFVEARFPVGLKKSLEAYLRNVKYPIAVRSSSLFEDAHYQPFAGLYNTYMLPNSHPDFEKRLERLIMAIKLVYASTYLKAPRSYARSTMHRTEDEEMAVILQQLTGKAHKQYFYPSISGVARSYNFYPISHLKAEEGISYIALGLGKIVMEGGQTLRFCPKYPQFLPQFSMINDILENSQKYFYALKLDEFPDDEKFISESPEDPTIAKIDINDATDHPVVRSLSSTFHVQDNRIRDSFSNKGFPILTFANILKYNSFPLASILEEVTKIGRKWMGASVEIEFAVTLPENGTQKAQFSLLQIRPMGRYKQNLKVKIGKDDIKDAFCYSTMSLGNGEYKDIYDVVYVDPATFDPGKTIEIATEINKINALFNENNKKYVLIGPGRWGTSDRWLGIPVVWNDISNVGVMLETTIESIKADPSQGSHFFQNITSLGISYITVSDKGEDFIDYEFFSCQTCETTTTYLKHIKFENPIKILVDGKTSQAVLMPYKKEEPDDIMDDIPIVDS